The DNA region GGTCACACCATTTACCCCACTGCTGGCACCATCTAAAGCGTTCATGCGCTTCACACTTGTCCAGCTCTCCACCACACAGTCTATCTCTTCGGTGGCGGTCATTTTGTCACTGGTGCTGTTAGTGCCTCCGTTGATCATtatgttattgttattattagaGGAATTTCCGCCAAGGGAATTCGcctcgttgttgttgttattattattattgttttggtGAGTCATCTCGGCATCCTCGGCCAGCTTATCAATCTCGTTGCCCATGCCAAGATTGCTAACATTCACCGTATTCGATCCTACCATTAAACTGAGTGGCTCTTCCAGATTGTGATCAAGTATCTGAGACAAGGTGCACAAATCGAAATCATATAGAACAGAGGCATCGTCAGTGTTTTGGCTAACTccattatttttgttatagGTCATCAAGGCGGACACAAATCCGTTGCTATCAAAGCCATCGGCAAATTTCTCGTATGGGGTCATAGCCTTGTTATCATCATCCTTGGACTCTAGATTCACTTGGGTCACGGTGGCATTGTTTTCGGCGGATACTGTAGCGAAATAGTTTAATTATGATagtatattttatgtttatacagggttatcaaaaaaaaattgtaatttgaatTGCGTCTAATCGTACCGTTGACCATAGGAGATGAAGACTTCATCAGTTGGCCTCCAACGCTGGACACGCTGCCGCTATCATTGCTGACGCTCGCTGAGGTCTCACTGTTACGGTCCACCTCCACGATGTTAAGCACTACCATCCGCAGGGCCAACTCTCCGCTGCTCTGGCGCACGCTGACGCCCAGAACAATTTTGGATCCAACAACGCCGGCCCGAAGCGTGGACGTGGAGGTGATATGCTGGGCATTCACACTGCCGAACTTTCCACTAGACACAGCATTCAATCCTGAGTGGCATCCCGCTCCACTGCTGCTTCCTGAGCCGCCATAATTTGCCGCCGAGTACACATAGTTCACTTTAGTGCGAGCTCGCGCATTCGGTAGCACACAAATGGCAGTAACCCTTGCCCACTCGAAGCTCTCCTCGAAAAGGTAGTTAAGCAGTGTCGGAACATGAAAGCTGTGCATTAGCTTCAAATGGCGTTCAATACTCCACACGCTCAACTCTCCCGTCTGCGAGCAACTGGTGCAGAGCACGTTTGCGTAATCGCTGTTGGAAATGATATCGAAACCTAGTCCTGGTGCTGGTAAAGCGGGATTGGTAGCGTAGGTTATGGACAGCGGGACATTCTGTGTGTATTCGCCCTTGACAAATGGACACAGTGGCGAGTGCCTCTCATGCTCGCTCCACGGCTCATCCGTCTTCTCCCAGCATACAAGACACACGTTGCAGGTGAAGCACATGGCGCGATCCTCGCCAGATGAAGATGGCTGATGGTAGAACCCGGCCTGAGCCATCTGATCGGGCAGGGCCCATTTGTAGTCCATATGCGGCCACTTCTCGAACGTTTGCCGACGCACTGCCTCCGAGTGCATGAGCACGCGCTGAAAATTGCTAAAGTTCCAGCCAAAGTCCGGCACGCGAGAGCCCATCAGCATGTCAGTCAGACGCTCATTGATGGCGGAGGCGATTGCCAGTACGGGAATGTGGCGCTCCAGGCGCTTCAGTAGGATGACCATATTATTGGATACTAGCTTTAGGCTGGAATAGGGTACCTCCAAGCATATGGTATTCCACTGAAACGAAGAAAGTTGTCAGTATAAAAAGTTTGGAATGTTTGGAAAATAAATACCCGCTGGGCCTTAATGCCCTTCTTGGCATTCAGCTGCGCCTGGTTGATCTTCTGCGTCAGCTCATTGCTAATGTCACAGGGGCACTCCAAACCCTCACTCTCCAGTTCGGTGATGCAGTTCTGAAAGATGATCGCCTCGGACAGGATGATCTCCATTTTGATGTAGTCGTCATTTTGGCCAATTGGTGCCTGCAGAATGGTGTCCAGCAACAGGACGCCATTGTAATCGCCTCGCAATCCGAGATTGTGACCATCCCAGAACAAGATCTTGTCCTGCAGGGGCATATAACGACCATTGACTATGCTGTCGCCTGAAGGGGGAAAACCAGAGCAATGAAAACATTAGAAAGGGGGGAAAACCAGAGCAATGAAAACATTAGAAAGGGAACGTAAATCATTTATGCCGATTTCGTCATAAGTTAATCAGCTTGGTGCCCGTGTCACCCTAGTCATTAATTCTAATGAAACCATGCAAAAAACAATTCATTgtaataaatcaataaatgtttaataaaagtatttataaGTCACGGGCGGAAATCAATGTCAAATGCTAATTCATTGTGAACTGAAATCAGGCCTACAGATAACGGAACCATATTCGAGAAATTGAAGACCGGAACTTGTCCGAAAACCGTTTCCGTGGTACATGTTGATGGTCAGCGGGGGCGAGGGGCGCCCATAGAACAGAACAACTGCGTAAtagaagcaaaacaaaaacaaaatgcgtGCAGCTAGCGGCTAATcgcaaacaataacaaacacgTTGCGATAGGACAGTCTATAAGACTTCTGCTCCCGGAGGAAAACATATAAATTGGATCGAATTATCACTTTCCGTTTAAGGATTTCCCAGGGCATTTGTTAAAAATTGATGACAAACGCATACACAAAAAACTGCCTGCACACACAGCCTTACATACAAACAAGTGGACAAGTGCAAGGCAATTACGTACAGAAATGCAATACAGTAAGACATCGCTACGACGAACTGTAAAACTATTTCAAGGGCCTAGCAggtaaacatttaaaatatgtttgtactaAATGCACCACTAGGCTGGTAAATAATGCTAATGAAACACAAAAATAGTgcttgccattttttttttttagcattttcaatggaatacataatttaaatttgaaatttcaaaTACAGCTGGAAATATAACATCTTTCCTACAGAACTGAGCGTTGTAattaatattacatttttggaaatttgttcaatttaatatgtaaatttatCAATGAATTGTACAAATGTGAAATGCCTTACACAAATAGGTATTATCGTTATTCTAGTAATATGATTCAGCCAATTCGGATCTTCGATAAACCCAAAGACTATTGATATATTGctgtttttctctgtgtggGTTCTAATTCGCAGTTCTCCACTGTATTGACATTTGCGTGCGCcagtgtgagtgagtgtgccCCATTCGTGTGTGCATAGGTgtgattatttttttcccccaGAAATCTTACCATTGCTACTGAGCTGATAGGTCTGCAGGATCACACCGGAATTGGCGTCCAGGACCTTGACCGTGCTGCCGTTGTCAAAGAGCAAAAGGACATTTAATTGCGGATGATAGACGACGTTGCGCATCTCGAAGGGTCGAGATGGAGCACTATTACAGTCGCCCAAATCCAAGTAGCCATCTTGCTTGAGGACGCGCTGCTGGTGATGCTGCTCCGTGGCCATTCCGGAGGTGCGCCGCTATGGTTTGTGTGGTCCTGCTTCTGGTTGGGATACTCTGTACGGGTTTTTTTTCGCAATTCAATTCGGAAAATAATTGGCTGCGAAACAGAGCtctctgcttcttcttcttcttcgttttgccccttcttcttcttctacCTTCTGACAGATGTGTTTCCCATTCGATTGCCACCAATCGCCTGTGAATGCCAAATATAAATCGAGTGCCCAGTGGGCGCGCGAGTGTAAGGGGGTGTGGCCACGTCaagtcaaaataaatacatttaaatataaataaaatagtcCGATTTGCAAGCTAGAGAGCAAAAAATTCGGCCTGCTACGGTTAAGGCATTCGATAATTCTGAGCTATCGCCGGTCCGTCGATAGGTAGAGAGAGATGCCTATCGAAAAATCGTTTCAGGGAATGTCAACAAAGtggaaataaaatgaatattttacCAAAAAAACGGTGAGTTTTATACTAATTTTGTAGATTCCTATTATAAATTTGTCTGTATTTCTTAGCTGGCATGTGCGTACCAAGGAGAACATTGCCCGCGTGCGCCGGGATCAAGCGGCTGCCGCAGCAGAAGAAAAAGTCCGGCAGGAGAAATTGGATTTTGCAGTGGGTATTGAGCTAAGATCGTGAAAATaacatatttatgttttttttgtcAAGTAGGAAAGCGAGGCACGAATTAACTTTCTGCGCCGCCAATCCGGCTTGCCGGAGAAGGTTTCCAAGGAATCGCAAGTGGAGCCGCAAAGTAGTACTGGAGCAAACAAAGGAGTGGATCTTTTTGCCGACTACAAGGCGAGAGTGAAGACCACCAATAAGGACCTagaaaaggagaaaaaggAAGAGCAGGAGAAGTATGAGAAACAGATCGGCTACCTCACCTACTTGGGCCAGGACACCAATGAAGCTTTGAAAGTGCGCAGCTGGTACGAGGTAGCCCCCAAAAGACCCGAAGTAGGAGATCCCACTGCAACTGAGGCTCATCTCAAGCAGAAGCTAGCGCACGATCCTCTGACTCTCATCAATGCTTTATTGCCGCCCGAGAAAAAGGATGCTAAAAAGGCCACCAAAAGAAAACGCGAAAGGACACCCACTCCTCCTCAGGAACCTTCAAAACCTCACAAGATCAAGAAATCCAAGAAGGATAAGAAGCATAAAAAGCACAAAAGCAAAACGGATTCAAAAGAGTCGCTTCTCGCCGAGGAACGCCACAAACGAGAAAAGATCGAGAGGCTGAGAAGGGAGCGCCTGCAACGTGAAAGAGCTGAGCGCCAGCGTTCCGAGGCGTTGCTCGCACCCAAGGAGCGGCCCGTGGCTGCCAGTGCAGCATCCACGCCAGCTCCCACGCCTAGGATTGTGCAAAAGTACAACAGCCAGTTTAATCCAGACTTAGCAAAGCAAAATATGTAACCTAATGTTTAAAGCCCAGCCTATGAAAATAAGCAAATATACAAGTTGTTATCGAAATAGAAtgttgtaaataaaataatattctttgGTTAAACATACAACGAAGATTAaagattttaagccaaagcccgtcaaatatttgtatttttatagatatatacatatgaaaAAGCGGCCATGGTTTATCAATCAGCATCCATCGCTTTAATACCCAATTAATCAAACGTTCGTTACAAGTAACCTTTAGGCGGAAATAGTTGAGCTTTCGGCTTGGTCATGGTTTAAATTTAGATGTGGCGATAAATCCGGTTTAAAGATAACGGCCACTTGATCGGTGCCGAAACGGACCAGTGCTGCACAGCGTGTGGAGCGGCCAAACtattaattgatttttcaattataatAGCAAGATATCAACTTAATATGAATTAATTAAGATAGGTTATCAGTTGAAGGTGAGATTACACTATCTACCTAACGAGTTCTGCACGGAAACTATTCCAGTTTGAATTGTAACGGCCGCCACACAAATGCGCAACAACCGGCTGCAGTGTTGGAGAACGTCGCGGTTTGCGGCACATGTGAAATTCACTCTTTGGCTCGGCGTCTTGGCGTCTTCGTTTCTATTTCTTTGTTATAATTTGCCTGCGGGTTCGAAACTCTCttgatttcaattaattgTTGTGCACGAAAAACAATAGAGCCGGGCCAAATGGATGATAATACGGACAACAACGATGGAAAGCGCGGTGAGTGGATTTCAGAGTAGGCCGTGCTGCAAAAGCAACGGGACAAGTAAGCCGGTGCTCCAAAGTCGGCCATTTTCGGGGCTCCTTTAGGCAAGCTGCTCGGCCTTTTATTCCATCTAACAAAGCTAATTCGTCAACATTACTGTCTTATCCATTTGATCCAATAAATATGGTAGTGACCCGGGCACGAACTCGTCGCTTGTCCCTTCTGGAAACAGACAGTCGTCCGAGCACTCCACAGTTGCTGGATACGGCGGCGGAACTCGGTAAGCTGTGGCCTGAATCGGATTCCAGATGTGCCAAGTCTAAGATTTAATTTCACCCATCTTAAGGTACCGCTTCGCCACGTGCCACACGCCGCACACGCCTCAACTCGTCCACTTTAGATGTGCGGACACCGACGCGAACCAGGCGCGCCTCCTTGGCACGCGGAGAGACTCCCGAGCCGACTACGCCCTCGTCGGTGAAGAGGACAGCTCGCACGCCAGCCAAGAACACCAGATCTGTACGCCAACAGCTCACACTCACAGAGGAACCGGAGGAGAATGAGGTCAAGCAGGAAATGCCCAGTCCCATTCCAAGTCCCGTGCCCAAGGAGAGCAAGGGAAAGGCGCAACGGAAACCCAGTGCCAGTCCTAGTCCAAGGCGAACAGCCACACCCACTCAGCTGAGTGATGAGAAACGAGTGACACGTTCCATGTCCCAGACTCCACCGATGGCCACTCGTTCGTCCAGTAATACGCCTCGTGATCTTAACCATTCCCCCAAAGTTGAGCAGAAAGCACCAGACACCGAGTCTGCGAAGCCTAAGATCAGTAATAAAGGCACTCCCAAAGTGGCCGTCAGGCTAGAGAAACTTCCGATGGACAAAGTCGGTGGCAAGAAGGTGGAGATGGCGAAGCAATTGATTCTGCCCGATGAACCCAAGGATAATGAAGTTATTGAGGAGCAAAATAAATCTGTAATTGCTGCCCCTTTACAAGCACCAGAAACACACCAATCCACACAACCTGCCAACGATACTGGCAAACAATCATTCCTGAAGACATTTACCACACTTTCGAAAACTCAAGGTTCAAGTAAAGCTCTTCACACTGATGACAGCGCAGACACAACTGTGAAAAGCACCCCAACAGCAACTCCCAagaaaattgaagaaaacatggATGATGTATTTAAAACTGATCAAAAGGCTCCACGCGTCGAGTCCCCAAAAGTTGAAAGAAAAATCGTGACTCCGCAGGAAGTTGATCCTGCTGCCACACctgaaattaaagaaaacaaCGAACCCATTGGGATAGGCAATGATATTGAAACGAAAACCCAATCTCCCCAGAAGGTTGAACCTcctaaaactgaaagcaaAGAAGAAACTCAGCAGCTTATAGATCCCCctcaaatggaaaagaaatcCGCTACTCCAAAAAGGGTTTCTACTGTGGAATTGCTAGACACGAGCACAGAAAAGGATGAGTCCCTGGAGTTTATGGATGCAGAAGATTCAATCGTTGAGGTAGAACCGCAAAGCAATAAGCCAGTAGAGGACCCAGAACAACAGGAGTTTTTAGACCTGGACGATGATGCGCCGTTATTTCCTTCGGAAGCTCCAAAAGATAAGGAAAATGTCAAGGACAGTGAGGAAGCACCCCAAGATGATTCAATGGATGGGGAGAAGCAAAGCCAAATCAATATTACCGAGGTTGTTTATCTGCCGGACCTAACACCCGGCATAAAATCTCGTGTTGTGGGTTCCCCTGCTGTGGAACAGAAAAAATCGGTGGGCTTCAACAACGACACTGATGAAGTAGAGGTAGAAAAGACACGGTTTCCCAAGACTCCAGGCCGTGAGAAGGTGCCAGTTTGCCGCATTCTAACTCCCAAGCCTGAGACGCCCTTAAAACTGGCCCTACAAAAGGGTCGAAATAGTTCCACACCTATATTAAAAGATCAGGAGCGCGGTCTGTCCATCAGCAAGGAGGAATTGCATCCAGCACCTGCCCAAATTGATGCTATCAAGTCATTCGATGAGCTGGAATCAAAGAATGTTGAGGATGAGATGGTGGAACCATTACACATGTCAAAGCAAAAGTCTGAGAATAAAATCCTTGCCCGGCTAGAAAGCTCTGAGGAAGAAATTACATATGAAGATGACGGAGCAGATGGAGAAAACGAGGAGGAGCACGAAGAAGATAAACCCACTTCCAACTTCGTTGACCTAGAAGCCGAAGATGCTGGGGAAGATTACGAGTCTGGAGATTCAATGGACAGTTCGATGCGCCGGGAGATGGAGGAGAATGAAATTCCAATCGATGGGGAGTCCGTTGGCAGTAAGGATACTGAGGAGTCTGCCCCAGAAGAATCCGAAGGCGACGATTCCTTTATCGTCTCTGACAATGCAGAGGAGGAGGACTTAGGCCAACTTTGCTACTCCTCCGACGAGGATGAAATTGATGATGCTGAAGAGGcggaaaaaccagaaaaggCCAGTGGTAAACGTCGCCGCATTGTTATGGCGAGTTCCAGTGAGGAAGAACATGATCGGGAAGATCACCAACCTGACTCCAGTAAGAACAGAACAGAGAagcccaaaaaccaaagcaacTGCTCATCCGATGCCAGTAAATTGAGCGAAGCTGCCCAGCTGTTGAACGCCAGCGAGGAGAAGTCTTCCATCTCGGAAACCGAGCTGGAAAGATCTCGACAAGTCGCTCTCAACGAACTGAACAAATCGGAGAGATTTAACAAGACAGAAACGCGACTCGATATCAGTGTCATGGAGGTGGACTCTTCTGATCACGACGAGCAGGAGAGTGCGCAGAAGGCTGGAGCCAGGAGCAACAGAAGCCTGTACGAAATAGTGGATTCCGATGAAGGGGAAGAGCAAGAACACGACGAAACTGATCCAGCTGAAAACGGAAACCCTCCCGAAATTAAAAAATCCACATCTTTCATGGCCCAAAAGCCTGATGCCAAGGGCAACAAAAGTGTATACGAAGTAATGGATTCCGATGAAGGGGAGGAGCACAAGGAGGCCGACGAAAACGAGGAGTCTGGTGAGGATAAAGAAGCCAAAAACGAGAAGTCTGATAATGATGAACCTGTTGATGGTGAAAGCGCTCCCACAATCAAAAAATCCACAATTTCCATTGCGGATGAAGAAGCTCTGCTTGCGGAATTGGCCTCTAGTGATCTGAGCCATttggaaaaaatgtttaatccTCTCCAGAAATCACGCCGTCAGTCCTTGTATGTGCCCAGTCCTGAGATGGCAGCCAAGGAGCCGAAACTGAGACGACGTAGTGAGCGGGTTCATGCTGCCAGTGACTTCTGCCCCTCGCAGTCCTTTGTTGATATGGTGGCCGAGAAAAAGAGGCAGAAAAACAAGCGCAAACGCTTGTCTAAAAGCCTATCAGGCGCTCCAGAGGATCTTGCGGATATGGAGGTCCAGCACGAGCACAAGCGCCTCAAGAGCTCAAATGGCGCGTCAACAGATTCATTGGAGGAAGACAACAATAACGACATAATGGCAGTCGCAGAAGAAGATCACAGCGATAGGGAAATCTCGGAAGCTGAAGTTCCTAATAAAGAGACGGCAGATTCTTCACCTGAGAAACCAACTGTAGAAGAATCTCCTGCAAAAGAAGAAACTGTCGCCATAGAGGAGCTTCCCCTGGAGGAGCCGAAAACTTCTTGCGAACCATCGCCATCCGAGGAAAATCCGACAGAAGTGGTAACTTCTAAGCCGAGGGGATTGGCGCCGGCCAAGGTGGAAAAGACTGCCGAATATTATTTGGCATACTGCCACAACCTCCTGGAAGCTGCCAACGAGGCTAAGTTAAAGGAAAAGAAAGAGGTCAGTTTCTTTACTACAAAATCGTATTTTCGAATGACACTAAATTCGTTTATTCCTTTAGCATCTCGCCAGCGGAGCGAAgcaaaagaaaccaaaacgACTGGCTGCGCAAGCGCCTTCCAAGCCCCTGGTCACCATGGCCTCAGAACCGGAAACCATTAGCACGAGATCGTCCAAGCAGCCACCGCCGCTGAAGAAGGATGTGAAGCGCCTACAGGCAGCACGCCAGGCTGTGAGTCATGCTGTGAACCTACTGGCGCTACCAAAAGCCACCGTCGCAGAGGTAAGCGTTAGTTAGTCACGTGACAAATATGACATAACCAAAACCCTTTGTCGTCCGCAGCCTCGCACGCTTTCACGGAAACTGTCGCCGCAGCCGCCAGTGGTGGACAAGAAATCAGCCAAACAGAagaaaaaggagaagaagCAAAAGCCCCAGGAGGCATCGCCGTTGAAGAGTTCCGATGAGGAGAACCACGGCCATCGTATTCGAACGAATGCCGGCTACGTGACGGTGGTCGATGAGCCGCCTAAGAAAGTTCCCAAAATCGAGCTGATCAAGACCAGTTCGGGCATGGTGCGAGTCGAGCCGTGCACTCCAAAGCAGAAGTACTTCCGCGAGCTGCCGCCCACACCGAAAATGCATGGGTTCCGCGAGGAGCCAGGACCCTCCGGGGTGTCAAGGAAGCGGGCCAAGCACCAGGCACCCAAGATCGAACACAATTCCGCCAAACAGGCGGCGCTGCGCTTTAAGGAGCAGATATTCGCGCGCAGGTCTTAGGATAGATTATATTTAGAGAGAAATTAGTGGAAATGTCAAGTGTACACAATTGCATACTTTagtatttgtttcttttcattaacatttcccaaattgaatttgattatattatttgttctttgaaatatttgttacGAAATCCCTTGCTCCTTGCCATTTATTatcatattttgtttaattgcaCATCACTTAACCACAATCACCATACACATACCtcagaaataaatttatgtttgttGAATTCTAAGCGATTTGTCCAGCTAATGCTTGCAAGGTGGTTGATCCAACCAAGATATGAAATCGattgaaaagtattttaatattcCAGGTGCACAATCACTATAAGAAATTGTCGGActtgttccttttttttgagCATGTGagaaacagaaaataaagtttatcgatacaaatacaaaatgaagAACGAAACATTGATTTTAATAGAGTTCCAAACACAAGGGTTTATGGTAGCcctaaaataaaacttatacCCCTTTAAGCGTATTACCCATCACTGAGGAATTCTCTGGAAAAATAGGCGCTTGCGTTTCTGCCAGTTTGCACGTGACTGTTCCGGACCGTAGAGCGTTTTCATAAGTCAACCATATCGCAATGCTGAAAAGATGTTCGTAAAATGCTGTTCCATCCGCAGAATTTGTGTTACCTACTTCCATGTTTGCTTTTAGTCCTTTCACCAATTGCTGAAGCCAACAGCCAAGACGAGCTCAGCTCTCCCCAGGTCAACAGCTCCAACGGATCGTCTTTGAAACGGAAACGCAGGTCACACAGCTTCTCGGATTGGTCCGGCAATCTGGAGAGATTGGGATTGCGGCACATGACGAAGCGCGCCATGTTGGAGGACACTGATGGGAGATCTCTTGAAAAAGCTGCCAAAGAGAAGGTCAAGTCGAAGGAGCATGCACCTCTGAAGGGACTGGCTCCATACATGTTGCGTGAGAAGTTTGGAATCCGCGTGGCTAGTATTTGGACCAATGCTGGCTACGTGATGGTGATCAGGGAACCCAGGAAGCCTAGGGTAGAAATAATTAATACCAGTTCCGGCAGTTGGCTGGAGAAGCGGTAATTGTTCCACGAAACTCACTTATATGAATACAGAATGTATATACCATAATAACCATATATATGTCactatttttaataaacaagcCGCAAGCTAGGAGCTCAGTTCTGCGACTGAATTgaaaaatgaatatatatttatatatttgagATATTTTCTAATTTGGGAGTTCTTAATTGAAAGTATGCTGTTTGTCTAGTGTCGCCTTACAAAACGGATAAGCTTGTTCCAAAATATCCACATTTTCTTGCAACTCGCTTTATTCTACACCAAATTTCTTTTCGCTTGGTTTTCTGAGTTCTCTACGTAGTTTTAAACCGAAAATGGTGGTGCTTACACGCAGTGCAGCCAAGTTGAAGGAGAACCAAGTGGTGAGCTCTGGAATGGAATGCTTAAATAGATACTTAAATAAGTATCACTAAATGTTTTATTGTTCTGCCTTGGCAATTAAAAAGGTCACGCCTTCTAAGCCAGAGATCGCGGTGACTGACCAGAATCTCCGGGCTGCGTCCAAAGGACCTCCGGCGCCCAAGAAGAATGCGAAGAGACTGCCGGAAGTACGAGAGTCCGCCGACGAGGCTGTAAATCTTCCGAAGACCCTGGTATCTGAGGTACTATCTGATGAGACAGTAAgaaatattctatatatatacacacttattaatatattatgaaaaataaaatatgcaggcagcagatacaaaaaaaaagggcgaAAAGCAACCGGCTTCCAAAGTGAGATCCACAATCGAAAGTCCTGAAGCAGCGACCAAACAAAATGTAAGATTAAGATACAGATACTAACCTTCTAGAATTTTAATGGTCATAACATTCCAATTTAAGGCAAATTCAAATATGAAGCCCAGCGAAAAGAAGTCGACAAAGAAGCCGAGGT from Drosophila santomea strain STO CAGO 1482 chromosome 3R, Prin_Dsan_1.1, whole genome shotgun sequence includes:
- the LOC120451313 gene encoding uncharacterized protein LOC120451313 — encoded protein: MLKRFLSPIAEANSQDELSSPQVNSSNGSSLKRKRRSHSFSDWSGNLERLGLRHMTKRAMLEDTDGRSLEKAAKEKVKSKEHAPLKGLAPYMLREKFGIRVASIWTNAGYVMVIREPRKPRVEIINTSSGSWLEKR
- the LOC120451312 gene encoding uncharacterized protein LOC120451312 isoform X1, producing MVVLTRSAAKLKENQVVTPSKPEIAVTDQNLRAASKGPPAPKKNAKRLPEVRESADEAVNLPKTLVSEVLSDETAADTKKKGEKQPASKVRSTIESPEAATKQNANSNMKPSEKKSTKKPRSKKCLSKDTLAEMPIQKAGKDHTKHPAK
- the LOC120453308 gene encoding leukocyte receptor cluster member 1 homolog — translated: MNILPKKRWHVRTKENIARVRRDQAAAAAEEKVRQEKLDFAESEARINFLRRQSGLPEKVSKESQVEPQSSTGANKGVDLFADYKARVKTTNKDLEKEKKEEQEKYEKQIGYLTYLGQDTNEALKVRSWYEVAPKRPEVGDPTATEAHLKQKLAHDPLTLINALLPPEKKDAKKATKRKRERTPTPPQEPSKPHKIKKSKKDKKHKKHKSKTDSKESLLAEERHKREKIERLRRERLQRERAERQRSEALLAPKERPVAASAASTPAPTPRIVQKYNSQFNPDLAKQNM
- the LOC120451312 gene encoding uncharacterized protein LOC120451312 isoform X2; this translates as MVVLTRSAAKLKENQVVTPSKPEIAVTDQNLRAASKGPPAPKKNAKRLPEVRESADEAVNLPKTLVSEAADTKKKGEKQPASKVRSTIESPEAATKQNANSNMKPSEKKSTKKPRSKKCLSKDTLAEMPIQKAGKDHTKHPAK
- the LOC120451311 gene encoding protein slender lobes: MDDNTDNNDGKRVTRARTRRLSLLETDSRPSTPQLLDTAAELGTASPRATRRTRLNSSTLDVRTPTRTRRASLARGETPEPTTPSSVKRTARTPAKNTRSVRQQLTLTEEPEENEVKQEMPSPIPSPVPKESKGKAQRKPSASPSPRRTATPTQLSDEKRVTRSMSQTPPMATRSSSNTPRDLNHSPKVEQKAPDTESAKPKISNKGTPKVAVRLEKLPMDKVGGKKVEMAKQLILPDEPKDNEVIEEQNKSVIAAPLQAPETHQSTQPANDTGKQSFLKTFTTLSKTQGSSKALHTDDSADTTVKSTPTATPKKIEENMDDVFKTDQKAPRVESPKVERKIVTPQEVDPAATPEIKENNEPIGIGNDIETKTQSPQKVEPPKTESKEETQQLIDPPQMEKKSATPKRVSTVELLDTSTEKDESLEFMDAEDSIVEVEPQSNKPVEDPEQQEFLDLDDDAPLFPSEAPKDKENVKDSEEAPQDDSMDGEKQSQINITEVVYLPDLTPGIKSRVVGSPAVEQKKSVGFNNDTDEVEVEKTRFPKTPGREKVPVCRILTPKPETPLKLALQKGRNSSTPILKDQERGLSISKEELHPAPAQIDAIKSFDELESKNVEDEMVEPLHMSKQKSENKILARLESSEEEITYEDDGADGENEEEHEEDKPTSNFVDLEAEDAGEDYESGDSMDSSMRREMEENEIPIDGESVGSKDTEESAPEESEGDDSFIVSDNAEEEDLGQLCYSSDEDEIDDAEEAEKPEKASGKRRRIVMASSSEEEHDREDHQPDSSKNRTEKPKNQSNCSSDASKLSEAAQLLNASEEKSSISETELERSRQVALNELNKSERFNKTETRLDISVMEVDSSDHDEQESAQKAGARSNRSLYEIVDSDEGEEQEHDETDPAENGNPPEIKKSTSFMAQKPDAKGNKSVYEVMDSDEGEEHKEADENEESGEDKEAKNEKSDNDEPVDGESAPTIKKSTISIADEEALLAELASSDLSHLEKMFNPLQKSRRQSLYVPSPEMAAKEPKLRRRSERVHAASDFCPSQSFVDMVAEKKRQKNKRKRLSKSLSGAPEDLADMEVQHEHKRLKSSNGASTDSLEEDNNNDIMAVAEEDHSDREISEAEVPNKETADSSPEKPTVEESPAKEETVAIEELPLEEPKTSCEPSPSEENPTEVVTSKPRGLAPAKVEKTAEYYLAYCHNLLEAANEAKLKEKKEHLASGAKQKKPKRLAAQAPSKPLVTMASEPETISTRSSKQPPPLKKDVKRLQAARQAVSHAVNLLALPKATVAEPRTLSRKLSPQPPVVDKKSAKQKKKEKKQKPQEASPLKSSDEENHGHRIRTNAGYVTVVDEPPKKVPKIELIKTSSGMVRVEPCTPKQKYFRELPPTPKMHGFREEPGPSGVSRKRAKHQAPKIEHNSAKQAALRFKEQIFARRS